A window from Culex pipiens pallens isolate TS chromosome 3, TS_CPP_V2, whole genome shotgun sequence encodes these proteins:
- the LOC120414836 gene encoding nucleosome assembly protein 1-like 1-A → MESKITQLKRIASLPANIRTNVAALRKLHLDMVDNDRRENKLELDLRRLYEDSCEKRRQIVTGSYVPKLADLPEGYLGMVDHSASEQPGGVPEFWLSVFRMSDLLPGMIRKEDEDALRKLVDVRSLDLGEPSPGFELEFEFEANEFFSDSVLKKRYLTSGTEIYEAIGQDIHWKEGVDLVRKSADSFFNFFNPTQYETSDPEKHEFQLKKDFEVGRYLEQWVIPRATAIFLGRDDDEQDEISDMLEDEAFCGVYSLDAETEALLVNSELGE, encoded by the coding sequence ATGGAGTCCAAGATCACCCAACTCAAGCGGATCGCGTCCCTTCCGGCCAACATCCGCACCAACGTGGCCGCCCTCCGAAAACTACACCTGGACATGGTAGATAACGACCGGCGGGAGAACAAGCTGGAACTGGACCTACGGCGGCTGTACGAAGATTCCTGCGAAAAACGGCGCCAGATTGTGACCGGTTCGTACGTGCCAAAGCTGGCCGACCTTCCCGAGGGCTACCTCGGCATGGTTGACCACAGTGCGTCGGAACAGCCCGGCGGCGTTCCGGAGTTCTGGTTGAGCGTATTCCGGATGAGTGATCTGCTGCCGGGTATGATACGGAAGGAGGACGAGGACGCGCTGCGGAAGTTGGTGGATGTCCGGTCGTTGGATCTGGGGGAGCCCTCGCCCGGATTTGAGCTGGAGTTTGAGTTTGAGGCGAACGAGTTCTTCAGCGATTCGGTATTGAAGAAGCGGTATTTGACGAGTGGTACCGAGATTTATGAAGCGATTGGTCAGGACATCCACTGGAAGGAGGGTGTTGACTTGGTTAGGAAGAGCGCGGAcagtttcttcaattttttcaaccCGACGCAGTACGAGACCAGTGATCCCGAGAAGCACGAGTTCCAGTTGAAGAAGGACTTTGAGGTTGGACGGTACCTGGAGCAGTGGGTCATTCCTAGGGCAACGGCGATCTTTCTTGGTAGGGATGACGACGAGCAGGACGAGATTTCGGATATGCTGGAGGATGAGGCTTTCTGTGGAGTTTACAGCTTGGATGCGGAAACAGAAGCATTGCTAGTTAACAGTGAATTGGGCGAATGA
- the LOC120414834 gene encoding hexamerin-1.1-like — MRSFTVLALAATLAVASAAFVPNTSQVKYADKEWLHKQEDLLLLFRHVYQKDWNPQLVAYAKNFKLQGNFQLYNNVDAAKEFWAYYEHGLLPKGEVFSIYDEVHREQAIALFHMFYYAKDWDTFYKTAAWARYYVNEGMFVYALTVAVTHRPDMAGFVLPAPYEIYPYYFINTEVIQKAQQYKMQGYYNMKKVEGVYQSVITTNYTGWYLHSNPEQKITYFTEDIGLNTYYYYFHIDYPFWMGGKEFGLYKDRRGELYLYEHQQILARYYLERLSNDLGHIPEFSWYWPVKTGYYPDLQYYNGHSFPNRDNYYFVNREENYHDIQEVDDYERRIREVIDRGYLLMADGKKINFTVPEAVDYLGNLIQSNPDSYDSRFYKYLSMFSRILMGAAVEPVEPLQVIPSVLEHYESAMRDPAFYQIYKRIIHYYYQFKDHLTSYSYDELYFPGVKVEDVSIDKLVTYFDRFDVDVTNAIDVEPEAYVEGKYDGFGEIEYKPDPVLIKARTIRLNHKPFTYKMTVASEKAVKSVIRVFIGPKFDEFGSQYLLNENRENFYELDYFLYDLVPGKNVITRNSLSFNGYVKDRTSFYELYKKVMLGYTTDVKFPLDNTEAHCGFPNRLMLPKGKKGGMPFQFFFMVSPYTAPEVQQYTGFDPVLSCGVGSGARYFDKLPFGYPFDRKIDETYFYVPNMFFEDAIIFHKKEGDINTVV; from the coding sequence ATGAGATCGTTCACGGTACTAGCTCTGGCAGCAACCTTGGCGGTTGCTTCGGCCGCCTTCGTGCCGAACACCAGCCAGGTCAAGTACGCCGACAAGGAATGGCTGCACAAGCAGGAGGATCTGCTTCTGCTGTTCCGTCACGTGTACCAGAAGGACTGGAATCCGCAGCTGGTGGCGTACGCCAAGAACTTTAAGTTGCAAGGAAACTTCCAGCTGTACAACAACGTTGACGCCGCTAAGGAGTTCTGGGCGTACTACGAGCATGGATTGCTGCCCAAGGGTGAGGTGTTCTCGATCTACGACGAGGTGCACCGTGAGCAGGCAATCGCTCTGTTCCACATGTTCTACTACGCCAAGGATTGGGATACCTTCTACAAGACCGCGGCCTGGGCTCGTTACTACGTGAACGAGGGTATGTTTGTGTACGCCTTGACCGTTGCCGTGACCCACCGACCGGATATGGCTGGATTCGTTCTGCCGGCTCCGTACGAGATCTACCCGTACTACTTCATCAACACCGAGGTCATCCAGAAGGCGCAGCAGTACAAGATGCAGGGATATTACAACATGAAGAAGGTCGAGGGAGTGTACCAGTCGGTCATTACCACCAACTACACGGGTTGGTATCTGCACTCGAACCCGGAGCAGAAGATCACCTACTTCACCGAGGATATTGGTCTGAACACGTACTACTACTACTTCCACATTGACTATCCGTTCTGGATGGGAGGCAAGGAATTCGGCCTGTACAAGGACCGTCGTGGAGAGCTGTACCTGTACGAACATCAGCAAATCTTGGCCCGCTACTACCTCGAGCGTCTGTCGAACGATCTTGGTCACATTCCGGAATTCTCCTGGTACTGGCCAGTTAAGACCGGATACTATCCCGATCTGCAGTACTACAACGGTCATTCGTTCCCGAACCGCGACAACTACTACTTTGTGAACCGTGAGGAAAACTACCACGACATCCAGGAGGTAGATGATTACGAGCGTCGTATTCGTGAGGTGATTGATCGCGGCTACCTGCTGATGGCCGATGGCAAGAAGATCAACTTCACTGTGCCGGAAGCTGTTGACTATCTTGGAAACCTGATCCAGAGCAATCCCGACTCGTACGATTCCCGCTTCTACAAGTACTTGAGCATGTTCTCCCGCATCCTGATGGGTGCTGCCGTTGAGCCCGTTGAGCCCCTGCAGGTCATCCCAAGTGTCCTGGAACATTACGAATCGGCGATGCGCGATCCTGCCTTCTACCAGATCTACAAGCGTATCATCCACTATTACTACCAATTCAAGGATCACCTTACTTCCTACTCGTACGACGAGCTGTACTTCCCGGGTGTCAAGGTCGAGGACGTTTCCATTGACAAGTTGGTCACATACTTTGACCGTTTCGATGTGGACGTTACCAACGCTATCGATGTTGAGCCAGAGGCGTACGTTGAGGGCAAATACGACGGATTCGGTGAGATTGAATACAAACCAGATCCCGTGCTGATCAAGGCTCGCACCATCCGTCTGAACCACAAGCCCTTCACCTACAAGATGACCGTCGCTTCGGAGAAGGCCGTCAAGTCGGTTATCCGCGTGTTCATTGGACCCAAGTTCGACGAGTTCGGAAGCCAATACCTGCTGAACGAGAACCGCGAAAACTTCTACGAGCTGGACTACTTCCTGTACGACCTGGTCCCCGGCAAGAACGTCATCACGCGCAACTCGCTGAGCTTCAACGGATACGTCAAGGACCGCACCAGCTTCTACGAGCTGTACAAGAAGGTCATGCTCGGCTACACCACCGATGTCAAGTTCCCGCTGGACAACACCGAAGCGCACTGTGGATTCCCGAACCGTCTGATGCTGCCCAAGGGCAAGAAGGGCGGTATGCCGTTCCAGTTCTTCTTCATGGTTTCGCCGTACACCGCTCCGGAAGTCCAGCAGTACACCGGATTTGATCCGGTTCTGTCCTGTGGAGTTGGCTCCGGTGCTCGCTACTTCGACAAGCTGCCCTTCGGCTATCCGTTCGACCGCAAGATCGACGAAACTTACTTCTACGTGCCGAACATGTTCTTCGAGGATGCCATCATTTTCCACAAGAAGGAGGGCGATATCAACACGGTTGTGTAA